In one Rhopalosiphum padi isolate XX-2018 chromosome 3, ASM2088224v1, whole genome shotgun sequence genomic region, the following are encoded:
- the LOC132926078 gene encoding zinc finger BED domain-containing protein 4-like, whose translation MISAKEIKDISDIIDLLRPIEASTKELCGQKYITSSMVIPMIYMMVKNISQFKPTQELGIQLKKEILFHCEKRFGSVESVALFSIATVLDPRFKKIYFKDSLALSKTLKYISDEIKQNLQNQVQSESSSDSDTITEHDEAKPFNLWQEHESMVQQSTRRRGQLQSDDIGFPNELNLYLKSSVARLSDNPLHLWKDMKSIYPILSNIAIKYLSTVATSVPSERLFSKAGLTLSNQRNRLTPKHLNKLLFLQSLDDTLWSL comes from the exons ATGATATCCGCAAAAGAAATCAAAGATATTTctgatattatagatttattaagaCCTATTGAAGCATCTACCAAAGAACTTTGTggtcaaaaatatataacttcaAGTATGGTTATTCCTATGATATACATGATGGTTAAAAACATCAGCCAATTCAAACCTACACAAGAATTAGGCATTCAGttgaaaaaagaaattttatttcaCTGTGAGAAGCGTTTTGGTTCAGTTGAAAGTGTTGCACTTTTTAGCATAGCAACAGTTTTAGATCCACgttttaaaaagatttattttaaagattcaTTGGCACTCtctaaaacgttaaaatatatttctgacGAGATAAAACAAAACTTACAAAACCAAGTTCAAAGTGAAAGCTCAAGTGACAGTGATACAATAACAG aacaTGATGAAGCAAAACCTTTCAATTTATGGCAAGAACATGAATCTATGGTACAACAATCTACCAGACGTAGAGGACAGCTTCAGTCTGATGACATAGGGTTTCCAAATGAACTAAATTTGTACTTGAAATCAAGCGTGGCTCGGTTATCAGACAATCCTCTTCACTTATGGAAAGATATGAAAAGTATATATCCCATATTGTCAAACAtcgcaataaaatatttgtcaacTGTTGCAACGTCTGTACCAAGTGAGAGGTTGTTTTCTAAGGCTGGACTAACTTTAAGTAATCAAAGGAATCGTTTAACCCCAAAACatcttaacaaattattatttttgcaatcCTTAGATGATACGTTATGGTCATTATAA
- the LOC132927510 gene encoding uncharacterized protein LOC132927510, which produces MPKVKTSKSNRLTKYVNEFGKEFFSTDGEILFCKICEIKVASEKKFTVVQHISRDKHVQGLRRRELKSDQQVSTMQFINENQLSPFSYDLTNAFLSANIPLNKLENPILKGFLEKYTNKSIPDRSSIRKNYVSKCYNNTMNKIIQYAADKKIWVSLDETTDAEGRFVANFIVGTLEVGCPGKTFLLNCEVLEKANHSTVAKMFNNSLSLLWPGGIQYDNVLLFVSDAAPYMVKAGKSIQSFYSKMIHVTCIAHALHRVADEIRGNFSKVDKLVSNGKKIFLKAPSRVEKFREIAKGIPLPPQPVITRWGTWLNASIYYCEHFESIKEVVNALDSEDAISIKKVQTVIKSSSLHRNLIYIKAHFGTLPESITKLETRGQTLSESLRVLEDIRVLINEAPNEIGTAINKKMENVLNKNKGLKILQNISKIINGEKPDENNIPEDITTDDISHFKYAPVSSVEVERSFSTYKSILSDQRRSFLFENIRQHIIIQCNSDFVQNE; this is translated from the exons ATGCCGAAAGTAAAAACGTCGAAATCAAATCGATTAACGAAATATGTAAATGAATTCGgtaaagaatttttttctacagacggtgaaatattattttgcaaaatatgtgaaataaaagtggcttctgaaaaaaaatttaccgttGTACAACACATTTCCCGAGATAAACACGTTCAAGGATTACGTCGCCGAGAACTTAAATCGGACCAACAGGTATCCACAatgcaatttataaatgaaaatcagCTATCTCCGTTTTCTTATGATTTGACTAATGCCTTTCTTTCGGCCAATATACCACTTAATAAACTTGAAAATCCAATATTAAAAGGTTTTTTAGAGAAGTATACCAATAAATCAATTCCTGATAGATCgtcaattagaaaaaattatgtaagtaaatgttacaataataccatgaataaaataattcaatatgcagcagataaaaaaatttgggTTTCTTTGGACGAAACAACCGACGCAGAAGGACGTTTTGTTGCAAACTTCATCGTAGGTACGTTAGAAGTCGGTTGTCCTGGaaaaacatttcttttaaaCTGTGAGGTATTGGAAAAAGCGAACCATTCTACTGTtgctaaaatgttcaataattctCTATCTTTATTGTGGCCTGGAGGTATTCAATATGACAACGTATTACTATTTGTAAGTGATGCAGCACCTTACATGGTGAAAGCTGGAAAGTCAATCCagtcattttattcaaaaatgataCATGTGACTTGTATTGCACATGCCCTGCATCGAGTCGCTGATGAAATAAGAGGGAATTTTTCGAAAGTAGATAAATTAGTTTCAaatgggaaaaaaatatttttgaaagcaCCTTCCCGCGTAGAGAAATTTAGAGAAATAGCAAAAGGTATACCTTTACCGCCGCAACCAGTTATAACTCGTTGGGGAACGTGGTTAAACGCTTCAATTTATTACTGCGAACATTTTGAATCTATCAAAGAAGTTGTCAATGCACTTGACAGTGAAGACgctatttctattaaaaaagtgCAAACAGTAATTAAAAGTTCTAGCTTACAcaggaatttaatttatataaaagcgCATTTCGGTACATTGCCTGAATCGATTACTAAATTAGAAACTCGTGGACAGACTTTATCAGAATCTTTAAGAGTATTAGAAGATATAAGAGTTTTAATAAATGAAGCACCAAATGAAATTGGTactgcaataaataaaaaaatggaaaatgttttgaataaaaataaagggttgaaaatactacaaaatatttcaaaaattataaatggtgAAAAACCAGATGAAAACAACATACCGGAAGATATAACGACGGACGATATTTCACACTTTAAATATGCTCCAGTATCATCAGTCGAAGTCGAAAGAAGTTTTTCTACTTACAAAAGTATATTGTCCGACCAACGacgatcatttttatttgaaaatataagacAGCATATCATTATTCAGTGCAATAGCGATTTTGTTCAG aatgaatGA
- the LOC132924135 gene encoding uncharacterized protein LOC132924135, with protein sequence MLKSSSARFDPLEIGSTVRVSIPDVDRARGAPRNLLAVVIHAENDLYKLCTEHGYLKHKYTRSELVPCKEKLLDIPKSVKEKELTLREAAGLSSISGTQGYQRCHCKTKCKNNKCACRSSGKLCNSKCHGSLICENK encoded by the exons ATGTTAAAGTCATCATCGGCTCGATTTGATCCACTCGAAATAGGTTCCACTGTTAGAGTATCAATACCAGATGTAGATCGTGCTAGAGGAGCTCCGCGTAATTTATTAGCAGTCGTTATACATGCCGAAAATGATCTTTACAAATTAT gtactgaaCATGGatacttaaaacataaatacacaaGATCTGAGCTAGTACCTTGTAAAGAAAAACTTCTTGACATACCTAAATCTGTCAAAGAAAAAGAGCTAACTCTTCGAGAGGCAGCTGGTTTGAGCAGTATTTCGGGCACTCAAGGGTACCAACGATGTCACTGCAaaactaaatgtaaaaataataaatgtgcttGTCGTTCTTCAGGTAAACTTTGCAATTCAAAATGTCATGGATCATtaatatgtgaaaataaatag